From a region of the Brevibacterium siliguriense genome:
- a CDS encoding PhoH family protein has protein sequence MAEKVHTYVLDTSVLLSDPGALLRFAEHHVVIPLIVVSELEGKRNHPELGFTARKALHILDDFRSDFDRLDEPIPVGDAGGTLRVELNHIDASTMPVGFDRTENDTRILAVARNLSAEGCDVVVVTKDVPMRVKASALGLHAEEYLAELAVDSGFTGMSELGLDDEQMSEFYDSGSVVTEEVSDEVVNTGVVITSPRGSGLGRVRTGNRVSMVRGDRDIFGVHGRSAEQRIAIDMLLDDALGIVSMGGRAGTGKSALALMAGLQKVLEENKHSKIMVFRPLYAVGGQNLGYLPGSEGEKMNPWAEAVFDTLSALVSKNVIDEVVNREILEVLPLTHIRGRSLHDAFVIVDEAQSLERNVLLTVLSRIGMNSKVVLTHDVAQRDNLRVGRHDGVAAVIEKLKGHELFAHVTLTRSERSEIAALVTDVLEEFDPFRS, from the coding sequence ATGGCTGAAAAAGTCCACACCTACGTTCTCGACACTTCGGTGCTGCTGTCGGATCCTGGAGCGCTTCTGCGCTTCGCCGAGCACCACGTCGTCATTCCACTCATCGTCGTCTCTGAACTCGAGGGCAAACGCAACCATCCCGAACTCGGTTTCACGGCTCGCAAAGCCCTCCACATCCTCGACGACTTCCGGTCAGACTTCGACCGACTGGATGAGCCCATTCCGGTCGGTGACGCGGGCGGAACGCTGCGGGTCGAGCTCAACCACATCGATGCCTCCACGATGCCGGTCGGCTTCGATCGGACGGAGAACGACACTCGCATCCTGGCCGTGGCCCGCAACCTCTCCGCCGAAGGCTGCGACGTGGTAGTCGTGACCAAGGACGTTCCGATGCGAGTGAAGGCATCTGCCCTCGGCCTGCACGCGGAGGAGTACCTGGCGGAGCTGGCCGTCGATTCGGGGTTCACCGGGATGAGCGAGCTCGGACTCGACGATGAGCAGATGAGCGAATTCTACGATTCGGGATCGGTCGTCACCGAGGAGGTCTCCGACGAGGTGGTCAACACCGGGGTCGTCATCACCTCACCGCGCGGATCCGGATTGGGACGGGTGCGCACCGGCAACCGAGTGTCGATGGTGCGCGGGGACCGCGACATCTTCGGAGTCCACGGCCGATCGGCAGAACAGCGGATCGCCATCGATATGCTGCTCGACGACGCTCTGGGGATTGTGTCGATGGGAGGGCGAGCCGGAACGGGGAAGTCCGCGCTGGCCCTCATGGCCGGTCTTCAGAAGGTGCTCGAGGAGAATAAGCACTCGAAGATCATGGTCTTCCGCCCCCTCTACGCCGTGGGCGGGCAGAACCTCGGTTACCTGCCCGGCAGCGAAGGGGAGAAGATGAACCCCTGGGCTGAGGCCGTGTTCGACACCCTGAGCGCCTTGGTGAGCAAGAACGTCATCGACGAGGTGGTCAACAGGGAGATCCTCGAGGTGCTTCCGCTCACCCACATCCGAGGGCGGTCCCTCCACGATGCCTTCGTCATCGTCGATGAGGCACAGTCGCTGGAACGCAATGTTCTGCTGACCGTGCTCTCACGCATCGGAATGAATTCGAAGGTGGTGCTCACGCATGATGTCGCCCAGCGGGACAACCTGCGGGTGGGCAGGCACGACGGAGTCGCCGCGGTGATCGAGAAGCTCAAGGGCCACGAACTGTTCGCTCACGTCACTCTGACGCGGTCGGAGAGGTCGGAGATCGCGGCTCTGGTCACCGATGTGCTCGAGGAATTCGACCCGTTTCGCTCCTGA
- the trhA gene encoding PAQR family membrane homeostasis protein TrhA → MNASLTDSSSVVPDGSRSVGSAGADDAPPADDHRIARRRSALRAELTKLAGQVKPKLRGWFHAGAFPLAMIGGLALVIISPTIESRIAAAIFAITGMLLFGTSAVYHRGRWRTRVRLILRRLDHANIFLITAGTYTPLAVLMLRTDQEVLLLSVLWGAAALGAAFRTIFTTAPRWLFVPIYVGFGVAGVGYIPQIWATNFAVGLLVVLGGVCYIAGAVIYGIKRPNPSPKWLGFHEIFHILTILGYGCHLAALIVAAVAAY, encoded by the coding sequence ATGAATGCTTCGCTCACCGATTCCTCTTCAGTCGTTCCCGACGGCTCAAGGTCGGTCGGTTCAGCAGGTGCGGATGATGCGCCGCCGGCCGATGATCACCGCATCGCCCGTCGCCGCTCGGCGCTGCGGGCCGAGCTGACGAAACTGGCGGGTCAGGTCAAGCCGAAGCTGCGTGGCTGGTTCCATGCCGGGGCGTTCCCCTTGGCGATGATCGGCGGCCTCGCGCTGGTGATCATCTCCCCGACGATCGAATCTCGTATCGCCGCCGCGATCTTCGCCATCACCGGCATGCTGCTCTTCGGCACCTCCGCCGTGTACCACCGCGGCCGCTGGCGCACCCGCGTCCGCCTGATCCTGAGACGGCTCGACCACGCGAACATCTTCCTCATCACCGCCGGCACGTACACACCGCTGGCAGTGCTTATGCTCCGCACCGACCAGGAGGTCCTCCTCCTGTCCGTGCTGTGGGGTGCCGCCGCCCTCGGCGCAGCCTTCCGTACGATCTTCACAACCGCGCCGAGGTGGCTCTTCGTCCCCATCTACGTCGGGTTCGGGGTCGCCGGAGTCGGTTACATCCCTCAGATCTGGGCGACGAACTTCGCCGTCGGTCTCCTCGTCGTCCTCGGCGGTGTGTGCTATATCGCCGGCGCCGTGATCTACGGGATCAAACGACCGAACCCGTCGCCGAAGTGGCTCGGCTTCCATGAGATCTTCCATATCCTCACGATCCTCGGCTACGGCTGCCACCTCGCCGCGCTCATCGTCGCTGCCGTCGCAGCCTACTGA
- the greA gene encoding transcription elongation factor GreA — protein MTEEVTQEETWLTQEAFDRLSKELEHLSGPGRAEIAEKIEAARDEGDLKENSGYHAARDEQGKQEARIRQLEVLLRNAKVGSNDSDGKTVTQGTVVTATVAGNSMRFLLGNREIAGDSDIDVFSEKSPLGAAVLGVKAGDKSSYEAPNGKTIEVKVDSVEAFTG, from the coding sequence ATGACCGAGGAAGTCACCCAGGAAGAGACATGGTTGACCCAGGAAGCCTTTGACCGCCTGTCGAAGGAACTCGAGCATCTCTCCGGACCGGGTCGTGCAGAGATTGCTGAGAAGATCGAAGCCGCCCGGGACGAGGGTGACTTGAAGGAGAACAGCGGCTACCACGCAGCGCGTGACGAGCAGGGCAAGCAGGAAGCACGCATCCGCCAGCTTGAGGTGCTGCTGCGCAATGCGAAGGTCGGCTCCAACGACAGCGACGGCAAGACCGTCACCCAGGGAACCGTCGTCACCGCGACCGTCGCCGGCAACAGTATGCGGTTCCTGCTGGGCAACCGCGAGATCGCCGGAGACTCCGATATCGACGTCTTCTCGGAGAAGTCACCGCTCGGAGCGGCTGTCCTCGGTGTCAAGGCCGGAGACAAGTCCTCCTACGAAGCTCCGAACGGCAAGACCATCGAGGTCAAGGTCGACTCCGTCGAGGCCTTCACCGGCTGA
- the glpX gene encoding class II fructose-bisphosphatase, protein MSDSKEPVDVKSHHDRGRVDEEAPPVAVTDSWSQKAQVESDAPDRNLALELVRVTEAAAIAAAPWVGRGDKNAADGAAVAAMRNVISTVRMAGTVVIGEGEKDEAPMLFNGEQVGDGGGPHCDVAVDPIDGTRLTALGMPNAISVMAVTEDGAMYDPSAVFYMEKLVTGPDAADAVDLRLPIAENIRRVAKAKGTKDPASVTVMILDRPRHQQMIDEIRAAGARIQLITDGDVAGAIAACRPGTGVDMLMGIGGTPEGIITACAIKALGGVIQGRLWPQDDTEREAAAKAGLDVTQVLNTDDLVTGDNSYFVATGITNGDLLDGVKFQGGHVTTHSLVMRSKSGTVRQVFAEHQAAKTHSYVEAAEEAARRGLV, encoded by the coding sequence ATGAGTGACTCCAAAGAGCCTGTTGACGTGAAATCTCACCATGATCGAGGACGAGTTGATGAGGAGGCTCCACCTGTCGCAGTGACCGACTCATGGTCACAGAAGGCTCAGGTCGAGTCGGATGCCCCCGACCGCAACCTGGCATTGGAGCTAGTACGAGTCACCGAGGCCGCCGCCATCGCCGCCGCCCCCTGGGTCGGCCGCGGCGACAAGAACGCAGCCGACGGCGCAGCCGTTGCCGCGATGCGCAATGTCATCTCCACCGTCCGCATGGCCGGCACCGTCGTCATCGGCGAAGGCGAGAAGGACGAAGCTCCCATGCTCTTCAACGGAGAGCAGGTCGGCGACGGCGGAGGTCCGCACTGCGATGTCGCCGTCGACCCGATCGACGGCACCCGCCTGACCGCCCTGGGCATGCCCAACGCGATCTCGGTCATGGCCGTAACCGAAGACGGTGCAATGTACGACCCCTCTGCCGTGTTCTACATGGAGAAGCTCGTCACCGGCCCCGACGCCGCCGACGCCGTCGACCTGCGTCTGCCGATCGCTGAGAACATCCGTCGCGTCGCCAAGGCGAAGGGAACGAAGGATCCCGCCTCGGTGACGGTGATGATCCTCGACCGTCCGCGCCACCAGCAGATGATCGATGAGATCCGCGCCGCCGGTGCCCGCATCCAACTCATCACCGATGGCGACGTCGCCGGAGCCATCGCCGCCTGTCGTCCCGGAACCGGCGTCGACATGCTCATGGGCATCGGCGGCACCCCGGAAGGCATCATCACCGCCTGCGCTATCAAGGCACTCGGCGGAGTCATCCAGGGCCGTCTGTGGCCGCAGGACGACACCGAACGCGAAGCCGCCGCCAAGGCCGGCCTCGATGTCACCCAGGTGCTCAACACCGATGACCTCGTCACCGGAGACAACAGCTACTTCGTCGCCACCGGCATCACGAACGGCGACCTGCTCGACGGAGTGAAATTCCAGGGCGGCCACGTCACGACGCACTCATTGGTCATGCGATCGAAGTCGGGAACCGTCCGTCAGGTCTTCGCCGAACACCAGGCCGCGAAGACGCATTCCTACGTGGAGGCCGCCGAAGAGGCCGCACGCCGCGGACTGGTCTGA
- a CDS encoding isoprenyl transferase — protein sequence MARPVNLLYRLYERRLKRELDKSVPVPRHVGVITDGNRRWAKEFGATTADGHRAGAAKIVEFLGWCHEIDVEIVTLYVLSKENLARSAEEVSILIEIISDLVEKIAALDGVGVQLVGDLDIVPPDLRARLEAVTTTEDCGMRVNVAVGYGGRQEIVNAVKSLLRTRADDGTDLETIISELSPEQIGEHLYTKGQPDPDLIIRSSGEQRLSGFLMWQSAYSEFYFCEAYWPDFRRTDFLRAVRDYGLRQRRFGK from the coding sequence GTGGCGCGACCCGTGAACCTGCTCTATCGGCTGTATGAGCGACGGCTCAAACGTGAGCTCGACAAGTCGGTACCGGTTCCGCGACACGTCGGCGTCATCACCGACGGCAACCGCCGATGGGCGAAGGAATTCGGTGCGACGACCGCCGACGGCCATCGGGCAGGAGCGGCGAAGATCGTCGAATTCCTCGGCTGGTGCCACGAGATCGACGTGGAGATCGTCACCCTCTACGTCCTGTCCAAGGAGAACCTCGCCCGTTCGGCAGAAGAGGTGTCGATCCTCATCGAGATCATCTCCGATCTGGTCGAGAAGATCGCCGCCCTCGACGGTGTCGGCGTCCAGCTCGTCGGTGATCTCGATATCGTTCCACCCGATCTGCGGGCCCGACTGGAAGCGGTGACGACGACCGAGGACTGCGGAATGCGAGTCAACGTCGCCGTCGGCTACGGCGGCCGGCAGGAGATCGTCAACGCGGTGAAGTCACTGCTTCGGACTCGGGCCGACGATGGCACAGATCTCGAGACGATCATCTCCGAGCTGTCTCCCGAGCAGATCGGCGAGCACCTCTACACCAAGGGCCAGCCCGATCCCGACCTCATCATTCGCTCTTCCGGAGAACAGCGGCTCTCCGGCTTCCTCATGTGGCAGAGTGCCTATTCGGAGTTCTACTTCTGCGAGGCCTATTGGCCGGACTTCCGCCGCACGGACTTCCTCCGTGCCGTACGCGACTACGGTCTGCGGCAGCGACGCTTCGGCAAATAG
- a CDS encoding carbonic anhydrase: MPNQAWNRLLEGNQRFVDDVPRHPNQDTARRESLSDSQTPFVTLFGCSDSRVAAEMIFDVGLGDMFVVRNAGQVIDPVTLGSLEYGVEMLGTPLLVVLGHDSCGAVTAAYNAYDSGETPPGFISDVVARILPTVARARKNGRTTINETVGQNTMDTVDKIMQLSTIIKTAVDDGRLIIVGLTYQLHDGRTTVVAQYGGNEAAVSTYAS, encoded by the coding sequence ATGCCCAATCAGGCGTGGAATCGACTCCTCGAGGGAAACCAGCGTTTCGTCGACGATGTCCCCCGGCACCCCAATCAGGACACGGCGCGACGCGAGTCACTGTCGGACAGCCAGACCCCGTTCGTGACTCTCTTCGGCTGTTCGGACTCCCGAGTCGCCGCTGAGATGATCTTCGATGTCGGTCTCGGCGACATGTTCGTCGTCCGCAATGCCGGACAGGTCATCGACCCGGTCACCTTGGGTTCGCTCGAATACGGTGTGGAAATGCTCGGCACTCCCCTGCTCGTCGTCCTCGGACACGACAGCTGCGGGGCCGTGACCGCTGCCTACAATGCCTACGACTCAGGTGAGACTCCCCCGGGATTCATCTCCGATGTCGTCGCCCGCATCCTGCCGACCGTGGCCCGGGCGCGAAAGAACGGGCGCACCACGATCAACGAGACCGTCGGTCAGAACACCATGGACACGGTCGACAAGATCATGCAGCTGTCTACGATCATCAAGACCGCTGTCGACGACGGCCGGCTCATCATCGTCGGACTCACCTACCAGCTCCATGACGGCCGCACCACGGTCGTGGCCCAATACGGAGGCAACGAGGCCGCGGTCTCCACCTACGCTTCCTGA
- a CDS encoding AI-2E family transporter: MSENDQQHPPNRFRGAWHALRRGRGSSHSESEPEVTPSQAVSPEEIALSRIEAEAKPYVAPGLKLAAAWSWRSIVVLVAIGVALWLLSKISSVVLPVLIALLLAALLAPLTGWLNKKGVPRGGAAAISFIGFLVVVLGLFGLVGQQIYSGMPDLVKQVIAGVSGISGWLATSPFGIDASTISSYIDDAIKTATDFFQNNSSQLLGGALQATSSVGTFLTGLAVCLFTTFFFLYDGQNIFRWVMNLLPVPARPVATGAALRGWTTLVQYVRVQILVAAVDAIGIGIGAAFLGIPLVIPMTVLVFLTSFVPVVGAIASGAVAVLVALVSSGPISAIIMLAVVIAVQQIESQILQPFLMGKAVSVHPLAVILAVTGGGFLFGIVGALFAVPLVAVLNSVVSYIVRTNAGDTEDAEEDSQRDPNEREATAVLETAKERLTDAVDESAEDKSASGSGTTDSGESDTSAESGKKDSSEPE, encoded by the coding sequence ATGAGCGAAAACGATCAGCAGCATCCTCCGAACCGATTCCGAGGGGCATGGCACGCGCTTCGGCGCGGACGCGGATCCTCTCATTCCGAGTCCGAACCCGAAGTGACCCCGTCACAGGCGGTCAGTCCCGAGGAGATCGCACTCAGCCGAATCGAAGCCGAGGCCAAACCGTATGTGGCTCCCGGTCTCAAGCTCGCTGCCGCGTGGTCGTGGCGGTCGATCGTCGTCCTCGTGGCCATCGGCGTGGCTCTGTGGCTCCTGTCGAAGATCTCCAGCGTCGTGCTTCCCGTGCTTATCGCTCTGCTGCTGGCCGCGCTGCTTGCGCCGCTGACCGGGTGGCTGAACAAGAAGGGTGTGCCTCGAGGCGGGGCCGCGGCGATCTCCTTCATCGGGTTCCTCGTCGTCGTCCTCGGACTCTTCGGCCTCGTCGGCCAGCAGATCTATTCCGGGATGCCCGACCTCGTCAAACAGGTCATCGCCGGTGTGTCCGGAATCAGCGGATGGCTGGCCACGAGTCCCTTCGGCATCGATGCTTCGACGATCTCGAGCTATATCGACGATGCGATCAAGACCGCGACGGACTTCTTCCAGAACAACAGCAGCCAGCTCCTCGGCGGTGCCCTGCAGGCCACTTCCTCGGTCGGCACCTTCCTCACCGGCTTGGCCGTCTGCCTGTTCACGACGTTCTTCTTCCTCTATGACGGACAGAACATCTTCAGGTGGGTGATGAACCTGCTGCCGGTCCCCGCACGCCCCGTCGCCACGGGTGCCGCTCTGCGCGGATGGACGACCCTCGTGCAGTACGTGCGGGTCCAGATCCTCGTGGCCGCCGTCGACGCGATCGGCATCGGCATCGGCGCCGCGTTCCTCGGGATCCCGCTGGTCATCCCCATGACCGTGCTGGTCTTCCTCACCTCATTCGTCCCGGTCGTCGGCGCCATCGCCTCCGGTGCGGTCGCCGTGCTCGTGGCACTGGTCTCGAGCGGCCCGATCAGTGCGATCATCATGTTGGCTGTGGTCATCGCCGTCCAGCAGATCGAAAGCCAAATCCTGCAGCCGTTCCTGATGGGCAAGGCCGTGTCCGTCCATCCGCTGGCTGTGATCCTCGCGGTCACCGGAGGCGGCTTCCTCTTCGGCATCGTCGGAGCGCTCTTCGCCGTTCCCCTGGTGGCCGTGCTCAACAGCGTCGTCAGCTATATCGTGCGCACGAATGCCGGTGATACCGAAGACGCAGAAGAGGACTCGCAGCGAGATCCGAACGAACGCGAAGCCACCGCCGTCCTCGAGACAGCGAAGGAACGACTCACCGATGCCGTTGACGAGTCGGCAGAAGACAAAAGTGCATCGGGTTCCGGAACGACTGACTCCGGTGAGTCAGACACTTCGGCAGAGTCAGGCAAGAAGGATTCGTCTGAACCGGAGTGA
- the mca gene encoding mycothiol conjugate amidase Mca, which produces MTSLPYHGLRLLAVHAHPDDESSKGAATSAKYASLGARVLIATMTGGEAGDILNPALLQSPKASRDIAGLRREEMATAAAALGAEHVWVGHVDSGLPDGDFDNQTPPGCFYRVPDEVAMLPLVHIIRTFRPQVVTTYDELGGYPHPDHIKNHAVTMEAVEAAADATSHPELGEPWQVQKIYYNQDLSAKKWITIHEKMLEAGLESPFADHLEDFKKRDNQRHNWLSTRIACSEFFSARDRALLSHATQIDPEGGFFSASRKAARTYWPTEEFELALDLTGREPLNRELDFQETDLFAAVTFDDGRRIPDEGMLPESPVADDSAADSAVPTESDTRA; this is translated from the coding sequence ATGACTTCGCTTCCGTACCATGGGCTGCGCCTCTTGGCCGTCCATGCCCACCCCGATGACGAATCCTCCAAGGGTGCGGCAACGAGCGCGAAGTACGCTTCTCTGGGTGCCCGGGTGCTCATCGCCACCATGACCGGTGGTGAGGCCGGAGACATTCTCAACCCTGCGCTTCTGCAGAGCCCGAAGGCCAGCCGTGACATCGCCGGTCTCCGTCGTGAGGAGATGGCCACCGCCGCTGCAGCTCTCGGCGCCGAACATGTCTGGGTCGGCCACGTCGATTCGGGACTGCCTGACGGCGATTTCGACAACCAGACTCCTCCTGGATGCTTCTATCGGGTTCCCGACGAGGTGGCGATGCTTCCTCTCGTGCACATCATCCGCACCTTCCGTCCGCAGGTGGTGACCACCTATGACGAACTCGGCGGGTACCCTCACCCCGACCACATCAAGAACCATGCCGTGACAATGGAAGCCGTCGAGGCCGCCGCGGATGCGACCTCCCACCCCGAGCTCGGCGAACCGTGGCAGGTGCAGAAGATCTACTACAACCAGGACCTGTCGGCGAAGAAGTGGATCACCATCCACGAGAAGATGCTCGAAGCAGGACTCGAATCCCCGTTCGCCGACCATCTCGAGGATTTCAAGAAGCGAGACAATCAGCGCCACAACTGGCTGAGCACCCGCATCGCCTGCTCAGAATTCTTCTCTGCCCGCGATCGTGCGCTTCTCTCCCACGCCACCCAGATCGATCCCGAGGGCGGGTTCTTCTCTGCTTCCCGCAAGGCCGCTCGCACGTACTGGCCGACCGAAGAGTTCGAACTGGCGCTCGACCTCACCGGCCGTGAGCCGCTCAACCGGGAACTCGACTTCCAGGAGACCGACCTGTTCGCCGCCGTGACCTTCGACGACGGTCGGAGAATTCCGGATGAGGGGATGCTCCCTGAATCACCGGTGGCAGACGATTCCGCTGCTGATTCCGCCGTCCCGACCGAAAGCGACACCCGCGCATGA
- a CDS encoding DUF4307 domain-containing protein, with amino-acid sequence MTEVTVAPPLHDDRYGRTRRPKRELSRRAKVIGVIVLAAVVAVIAVWAFSPQASPTTPRTLDYSVVDDSSTRVSVGIFPDQERDVHCIIQATNEQEAVVGFTEVTVPTDPNADPNSPKRVDVDLATTQLAASGHAESCWFE; translated from the coding sequence ATGACTGAGGTAACAGTGGCACCACCGCTGCATGATGATCGCTACGGCCGGACCCGCAGACCCAAGCGAGAACTGAGCCGTCGCGCGAAGGTCATCGGCGTCATCGTCCTCGCCGCAGTGGTCGCCGTCATCGCAGTCTGGGCCTTCAGCCCGCAGGCGAGTCCCACAACACCGCGCACTCTTGACTATTCGGTTGTCGACGACTCTTCAACGCGCGTCAGCGTCGGAATATTTCCTGATCAGGAACGCGACGTTCACTGCATCATCCAGGCCACCAATGAGCAGGAAGCGGTCGTCGGCTTCACCGAGGTGACCGTACCCACCGATCCGAACGCCGATCCGAATTCGCCGAAGCGCGTCGATGTCGACCTGGCAACGACACAGCTGGCCGCCTCAGGTCACGCGGAATCCTGCTGGTTCGAATAG
- a CDS encoding class II fumarate hydratase — protein sequence MTEEFRIEHDTMGEVKVPKDALYSAQTQRAVENFPISGKTLESAHIAALAQVKKAAAKTNAELGVLDEARATAIQNAADEVISGEFDAHFPIDVFQTGSGTSSNMNTNEVLASLATKALEADGVNVHPNDHVNASQSSNDVFPTSVHLAVTKALVNTLIPAMDTLATSLEKKAEEFSSIVKSGRTHLMDATPVTLGQEFGGYAAQVRYGIERIEASLPRVAEVPQGGTAVGTGINTPDGFSSRVVEILAEETGLPITEARNHFEAQANRDGLIEASGQLRTIAYGYMKICNDLRWMGSGPNTGLGEIAIPDLQPGSSIMPGKVNPVICEATIQVAAQVIGNDAAVSLSSTNGAFELNVGIPVMASNLLESIRLLANASTVMAEKMIDGLTANEERARFLAEASPSIVTPLNKVIGYEAAAKIAKHAVANKMTVKEATIALGFVENGSITEADLDKALDVTTMIGNYK from the coding sequence ATGACCGAAGAATTTCGCATCGAACACGACACCATGGGTGAGGTCAAGGTCCCCAAGGACGCCCTCTACAGTGCACAGACACAGCGTGCCGTCGAGAACTTCCCGATCTCAGGCAAGACCCTCGAATCCGCTCACATCGCAGCGCTGGCTCAGGTGAAGAAGGCGGCGGCGAAGACCAACGCCGAACTCGGCGTCCTCGACGAGGCCCGCGCCACAGCAATCCAGAACGCAGCCGATGAGGTCATCTCCGGTGAGTTCGACGCACACTTCCCCATCGACGTGTTCCAGACCGGTTCCGGAACCTCATCGAACATGAACACCAACGAGGTCCTGGCCTCTCTGGCAACGAAGGCACTCGAAGCCGACGGTGTCAACGTTCACCCGAACGACCATGTCAACGCCTCACAGTCCTCGAACGACGTCTTCCCCACCTCGGTCCACCTAGCTGTGACCAAGGCCCTGGTCAACACCCTCATCCCGGCCATGGACACCCTGGCGACCTCCCTGGAGAAGAAGGCGGAGGAATTCTCCTCCATCGTCAAGTCCGGTCGCACCCACCTCATGGACGCCACCCCGGTGACGCTCGGTCAGGAGTTCGGCGGCTACGCCGCACAGGTCCGTTACGGCATCGAGCGCATCGAGGCTTCCCTGCCCCGTGTGGCCGAGGTCCCGCAGGGCGGAACGGCCGTGGGCACCGGAATCAACACCCCTGACGGCTTCTCCTCCCGAGTCGTCGAAATCCTCGCCGAGGAAACCGGCCTGCCGATCACCGAGGCTCGCAACCACTTCGAGGCACAGGCCAACCGCGACGGACTCATCGAGGCCTCCGGTCAGCTGCGGACTATCGCCTACGGCTACATGAAGATCTGCAACGACCTGCGTTGGATGGGTTCGGGACCGAACACCGGTCTCGGCGAGATCGCCATTCCGGATCTGCAGCCAGGTTCGTCGATCATGCCCGGCAAGGTGAACCCGGTTATCTGTGAGGCCACCATTCAGGTCGCCGCTCAGGTCATCGGCAACGATGCCGCCGTGTCGCTGTCGTCGACCAACGGCGCCTTCGAGCTCAATGTCGGCATCCCGGTCATGGCCTCGAACCTGCTCGAGTCGATCCGCCTGCTCGCGAACGCCTCGACCGTCATGGCCGAGAAGATGATCGACGGACTCACCGCAAATGAGGAGCGCGCCCGCTTCCTCGCCGAGGCGAGCCCCTCCATCGTCACCCCGCTGAACAAGGTCATCGGCTACGAAGCCGCTGCGAAGATCGCCAAGCATGCTGTGGCGAACAAGATGACGGTCAAGGAAGCGACGATCGCGCTCGGCTTCGTCGAAAACGGATCCATCACCGAGGCCGACCTCGACAAGGCCCTCGATGTCACCACGATGATCGGCAACTACAAGTAA